One stretch of Siphonobacter curvatus DNA includes these proteins:
- a CDS encoding DUF4295 domain-containing protein, whose protein sequence is MAKKVVATLKKEGGVKYAKVIKAVKNPTTGAYTFKEEIVLQDEAQAALKN, encoded by the coding sequence ATGGCAAAGAAAGTAGTAGCAACCCTGAAAAAAGAAGGTGGCGTTAAATACGCTAAAGTCATCAAAGCGGTGAAAAACCCTACGACGGGTGCCTATACCTTCAAAGAAGAAATCGTTCTTCAGGACGAAGCTCAGGCAGCTCTGAAAAACTAG
- the ftsY gene encoding signal recognition particle-docking protein FtsY translates to MGLFDFFSKKKEQIQQEQAESLDKGLEKTKDGFFSKLSRAIVGKSKVDEEVLDELEEILISSDVGVETTVKIIRRIEDRVARDKFMSTSELDSILREEIAVLLSENKSADVSGDFETPLGVKPYVIMVVGVNGVGKTTTIGKLAAQYHKAGKKVVLGAGDTFRAAAVDQLKLWGERVGVPVIDHGMNTDPASVAYDAVKQGTETGADVVIVDTAGRLHTKVNLMNELAKIKRVMQKFSAEAPHEVLLVLDGSTGQNAFIQAQEFTKATEVTALAITKLDGTAKGGVVIGISDQFKIPVKYIGVGERIEDLQVFSKQTFVESLFKK, encoded by the coding sequence ATGGGCTTATTCGATTTTTTCAGTAAGAAAAAGGAACAAATCCAACAGGAGCAGGCCGAATCGCTCGACAAAGGATTGGAAAAAACCAAAGATGGATTCTTTTCCAAACTGAGCCGGGCCATTGTCGGTAAATCGAAAGTGGACGAAGAAGTACTCGATGAACTGGAAGAAATTCTCATTTCTTCGGATGTAGGCGTTGAGACTACGGTAAAGATCATTCGTCGCATTGAAGATCGCGTAGCCCGGGATAAGTTTATGAGTACAAGTGAGCTTGATAGCATCCTGCGGGAAGAAATCGCGGTTCTCTTGTCTGAAAATAAATCCGCTGACGTATCGGGTGATTTCGAAACGCCACTAGGCGTCAAACCCTATGTCATCATGGTAGTCGGTGTGAACGGCGTGGGCAAAACCACTACGATCGGAAAACTGGCCGCTCAGTACCATAAAGCCGGTAAGAAAGTAGTACTCGGTGCGGGTGATACCTTCCGGGCCGCCGCCGTAGATCAACTTAAACTTTGGGGGGAACGCGTGGGTGTACCCGTGATCGATCACGGAATGAATACGGACCCCGCTTCCGTAGCGTACGACGCGGTGAAGCAAGGTACGGAAACCGGAGCCGACGTAGTGATTGTCGATACCGCGGGTCGTCTGCATACCAAAGTAAACCTGATGAATGAGCTGGCGAAAATCAAGCGGGTGATGCAGAAGTTTTCGGCAGAAGCTCCTCATGAAGTATTGCTCGTACTCGATGGCTCAACGGGTCAGAATGCGTTCATTCAGGCTCAGGAATTTACCAAAGCCACGGAAGTAACGGCCCTGGCCATTACGAAACTCGATGGTACGGCCAAGGGTGGCGTTGTAATTGGTATTTCCGATCAGTTCAAGATTCCGGTGAAGTACATCGGCGTTGGTGAGCGGATTGAAGATTTGCAGGTGTTTAGCAAACAGACTTTTGTAGAAAGCCTGTTCAAAAAATAA
- the rpmG gene encoding 50S ribosomal protein L33 has translation MAKKGNRIQVILECTEQKTSGVPGMSRYVTVKNRKNTTARIELKKYNPFLKKHTLHKEIK, from the coding sequence ATGGCTAAGAAAGGCAACCGCATTCAGGTAATCCTCGAGTGCACCGAGCAAAAAACTTCAGGCGTTCCGGGCATGTCACGGTACGTAACGGTAAAAAACCGGAAGAACACTACGGCTCGTATCGAACTCAAAAAGTACAACCCTTTCCTGAAGAAGCATACGCTTCACAAGGAAATCAAGTAA